From a region of the Candida albicans SC5314 chromosome 1, complete sequence genome:
- a CDS encoding uncharacterized protein (Protein of unknown function; Spider biofilm repressed) — translation MSNHEDDYSQNIDEQLLQNVDDSSTGNVRVKLEQIAHAAALSKSQQQQQQQQQQQQQQSSSGTPSSSSSSTGRRQKTRRGISTNDSSVVDADSVAEAAAAAEQYKQQYQQLQQQQHHAQQQHLAGLPQQQQQQQLGRLAQQQQQQHLGHVNSHSQFPPELTGGPTADELSEYNIQIPDPIIDSKSKIYPVTENTITAEGNLITRPYPEQVFNSRDELNEFIAEFARDNGFGVVIAHSNKKAIYYTCELGGRYRHKKNKKIDVTKQIDVGDGYMLDPDTKTKKLKCPFAMTASYKKSANAWTLRTTCNEHNHPQLDPLSNHPMLRKRSDELNVMILEMYKLGTKPSHIESKIKEEYPDVLIKREDIYNEIRGYKRKLKKQNSRFGFHNPSRISAAQYRKKAAAQAAAAQAAQAVAQVGTDGPNTADVDAVAAVAAAASANAFLQGAAGDQTATAVGYDQFQQQQQQQQHQQHQHQQHHQQSSQQQQQQQQQEEFQRQFVAATQAQAAAAAQQQLDESQYQHYQQQLQEHGLNDTDGTAAAAIAAVANASRQHHHYHTDNGDLSMDNIDSRLVGE, via the coding sequence ATGTCTAATCACGAAGATGATTATTCCCAAAACATCGACGAACAGTTGTTACAAAACGTCGATGATTCTTCAACAGGCAATGTCAGAGTAAAATTAGAACAAATTGCTCATGCTGCTGCATTATCGaaatcacaacaacaacagcaacaacaacagcaacaacaacaacaacaatcaagtTCAGGTACtccttcatcatcttcttcttccacTGGTAGAAGACAAAAGACTCGTAGAGGGATTTCTACTAATGATTCATCGGTAGTTGATGCAGATTCAGTTGCTGaagctgctgctgctgctgaacaatacaaacaacaatatcaacaattacaacaacaacaacatcacgctcaacaacaacatttgGCAGGTTTacctcaacaacaacaacaacaacaattagGAAGACTtgctcaacaacaacaacaacaacatcttGGTCATGTAAATTCACATTCTCAATTCCCTCCTGAATTGACTGGAGGTCCAACTGCTGATGAATTATCTGAATATAACATTCAAATCCCTGATCCAATTATTGATTCCAAACTGAAAATTTATCCAGTCACAGAAAATACTATCACTGCTGAAGGTAATTTGATTACTCGTCCTTATCCAGAACAAGTTTTCAATAGTCgtgatgaattgaatgaatttattGCTGAATTTGCTCGTGATAATGGGTTTGGGGTTGTTATTGCTCATTCTAATAAAAAGGCCATTTATTATACTTGTGAATTGGGTGGACGTTATCgtcataaaaaaaacaaaaaaatcgaTGTGACCAAACAAATTGATGTTGGTGATGGTTATATGTTGGATCCCGATACCAaaaccaagaaattaaagTGTCCATTTGCTATGACAGCTTCATATAAAAAATCTGCTAATGCATGGACTTTAAGAACAACTTGTAATGAACATAATCATCCTCAATTAGATCCATTAAGTAATCATCCAATGTTACGCAAACGTTCagatgaattgaatgtGATGATTTTAGAAATGTACAAACTTGGTACTAAACCATCACATATTGAAAGTAAAATTAAAGAGGAATATCCTGatgttttaattaaaagagaagatatatataatgAAATCAGAGGTTATAAACGTaaattaaagaaacaaaatagTCGTTTTGGTTTCCATAATCCTTCAAGAATTTCTGCTGCTCAATATAGAAAGAAAGCTGCTGCTCAAGCTGCTGCTGCTCAAGCTGCTCAAGCAGTGGCACAAGTGGGTACGGATGGTCCTAATACTGCTGATGTCGATGCCGTTGCCGCAGTGGCTGCTGCTGCTAGTGCTAATGCCTTTTTACAAGGAGCTGCTGGTGATCAAACAGCTACTGCGGTTGGTTATGACCaattccaacaacaacaacaacaacaacaacatcaacaacatcaacatcaacaacatcatcaacaactgtcacaacaacaacaacagcaacagcaacaagaagaattcCAACGTCAATTTGTTGCTGCTACTCAAGCTCaagctgctgctgctgctcaacaacaactagACGAATCTCAATATcaacattatcaacaacaattacaagaaCATGGATTAAATGATACTGATGGtactgctgctgctgccaTTGCTGCAGTCGCCAATGCTAGTCgtcaacatcatcattatcatacTGATAATGGTGATTTATCTATGGATAATATTGATAGTAGATTAGTTGGTGAGTAA